A segment of the Lepus europaeus isolate LE1 chromosome X, mLepTim1.pri, whole genome shotgun sequence genome:
AGTcagtgcctccctctctcccaggtCAACCCCGAGGAGAAGCCCAAACTGGAAGAGTTCTTCGCCCGCAACTCCTATGTGGCTGGCCAGTACGATGACCCTGCCTCCTACCAGCGCCTCAACAGCCACATAAATGCCCTCCACCAGGGGCCACAGGCCAACCGCCTCTTCTACCTGGCCTTGCCCCCCACCGTCTACGAGGCCGTCACCAAGAACATCCATGAGACCTGCATGAGTCAGACGTAAGGCTGATCCTttactccccttccctccctggaaGCCAGTGGGCAGGATCTGTTCCCCACTCCTTTGAAGAGCCCCTGGGTGAAACTCTAGGCAGTCTTTTGAAAAAGATGTCTCCTTTTTGTTCAGTCATCCCTGAAAATGCTGCCACCCGCATTTACCATTCAAAAAGCTCCCTTAACAGCGTGGATCTCTCTAGAATGGTCTCTGGCAAGTGCCCGCCAGGACCACAAGATGGCAGTGTTGCTCCATGAAAGACTTGCTGCCGCCGCCCGCTCAATTTTGAACATTTCAAGTCCTCGCCGGCCGCCAGGTGGCGCTGCTGCTCCATGAGAAGCGCCGTGCTGCCTTTCAGCACTGCATCCCTTTCTCCTGTTTCTGCTTTTGAATCCAGAAGGTTCTGTGGGAGCCGGCAAAGAAAGGGGCCTTTTCTCCTCTGAGAACCAGTGGGGAAGCTATTCCCTTGTCGCCGCCAGCTGCCAGGCTGCTTCCACTGCAGACCCAGGGTAGGGCAGGAAGAAAGAGGGCCACACCCACAAATGCTACCATTACCACTACCACCCTAGCTGCCAGGCAGGCGTGAGAGCTGTTGCAGACGCCAGCACTTTGACTAAGAAGATCTTGAGCCTGGCCTTCAGGGAGGGGCATACAAGATGACCTCAGATATGAGGAAGTTTTGTACCAAGGGAGGGGCCCTGTCCAGCCCGGCAGAGCTTCCCTGGGTCACGTGCTGCTGGCAAGGGTCAGGGTGACATGGCCGTGGGCTCCCGGCAGAGGCTGGAACCGTGTCATTGTGGAAAAGCCCTTCGGGAGAGACCTGCAGAGCTCAGACCAGCTGTCCAACCACATCTCCTCCCTGTTCCGCGAGGACCAGATCTATCGCATTGACCACTACCTCGGCAAGGAGATGGTCCAGAACCTCATGGTGCTGAGGTGAGGGCCTGGGGAGCCCCCGGACCTGCTGCTGCCCTGAGCTCAAGTCCTTCCCGGGTGCAGGtgagggggctgggcctggcccagtgtggAGCTCAGCTGTGCTCTCTCCCTACAGGTTTGCCAACAGGATCTTTGGCCCCATCTGGAACCGGGACAACATCGCCTGTGTGATCCTCACTTTCAAGGAACCCTTCGGCACTGAGGGCCGTGGGGGCTATTTTGATGAATTTGGGATCATCCGGTAAGAGCCACCCTTCCTGTTCTGCGGGCTCTTCCTCTCGCCAGGAGTCTTGCAACCTGAACGTCTGTTCTTCGGCCTCCTCTCCCACCAGGGATGTGATGCAGAACCACCTCCTGCAGATGCTGTGCCTGGTGGCCATGGAGAAGCCCGCCTCCACTGACTCCGATGATGTCCGCGACGAGAAGGTAGGCGCGGGTGCAGCCTCCAGGACCCCTGCTGCCCTGcaccctgccctgctgcccccagggctcACCCTCCCCTGGCGCCTCTCCCCCAGGTCAAGGTGTTGAAGTGCATCTCAGAAGTGCAGGCGGACAACGTGGTCCTGGGCCAGTATGTGGGGAACCCCAATGGAGAGGGGGAGGCCGCCAAAGGGTACCTGGATGACCCCACAGTGCCCCGCGGCTCCACCACCGCCACCTTTGCAGCCGTCGTCCTCTATGTGGAGAACGAGAGGTGGGAAGGTAGGCGAGGGCCGTGAGGAGTGgacaggcctggctgctgtgacacACCCGCTCTGCtctgccccgcccctcgccctGCACTCAGGGCAGAGCTGCTCCCAAGGCTGGCCTTGCTTCCCACGCAGGGGTGCCCTTCATCCTGCGCTGTGGCAAAGCCCTGAACGAGCGCAAGGCCGAGGTGCGGCTGCAGTTCCGGGATGTGGCCGGTGATATCTTCCACCAGCAGTGCAAGCGCAACGAGCTGGTGATCCGCGTGCAGCCCAACGAGGCCGTGTACACCAAGATGATGACCAAGAAGCCTGGCATGTTCTTCAACCCTGAGGAGTCCGAGCTGGACCTGACCTACGGCAACCGATACAAGGTGCCACGCCGCGCTGGGGCCGGGgcgcccctggggtgggggccctgcGTGGCGGTGTCAGCAAGGCCCCCCTCCCTCACAGAACGTGAAGCTGCCTGACGCTTACGAGCGCCTCATCCTGGATGTCTTCTGCGGGAGCCAGATGCACTTCGTGCGCAGGTgaggccccagccacccaccctgCGCCGGCCCATGTGTGGGCACCAGACATTGGGGCCAGCGAGCCCCCGCCCTGCCCGCACACCCCATGGCCCTCCCAATGTCACACTGTGTCCCCACAGTGACGAGCTCCGGGAGGCCTGGCGGATCTTCACCCCTCTGCTGCACAGGATTGAGCGGGAGAAGCCACAGCCCATCCCCTACGTTTACGGCAGGTGAGGGCCGGGTGCATGCTGGGGAGCAGAGCCTGCCGGGCGGGGCAATGGGGAAACGAGGGGCGGGAGTCCCTCACGTCTCTCCTTCTGCCTGTCACCGCCCAGCCGAGGCCCTACGGAGGCAGACGAGCTGATGAAGAGAGTGGGCTTCCAGTACGAGGGCACCTACAAGTGGGTGAACCCCCACAAGCTGTGACCCCTGGCacctggccccctgcaccccgcccccagccgcccCATCTGTGTCTTGTCTTTCACAACACCCGGCCCCGCGTCGGGATGACTTTGGGACCATAGGCCTCAGCCTcgcattcctggcccctggcttggggCGCCCCCTCCACCCACTgcggctgccgccgccgccgctcccagAGCCCGGCTACATTCCTCAGCCGCCAAGCACTTGAGACTCACTGTGACCTCCCCAGGCCACCGCAGCCCTGCCTGAGCCAGCTGTCTCCACAGGACCTAACCCATCCTCCCCTCACTCCagccccagcagaaggaagaagagagtggcctgtctctctgccccagGGCTCCTTGGGACAGTAATGGCCGGAGCAGGAAGTTAGGGACACTGGGGAGAGGCCACGGGCTTCAGTGGAGCAGTGGCCGAACCACACTCCCTGACGGCTGTGGGCAATCCTCTGGTGGGAAGGGCACGCATGTGGCCGTGTGAGAGGACCTGCCTGTGACCACGCCCACCTCGGTGCCACTCCACATTCCGCGTCGCCAGCCGGAAGAGACCTCGTGCTGCCTGGCAGTGTCTTGGGCCTCCTGCACTCCACAGCCTCTCCACCACAAGCGCAGGCaaagcagaagcagcagctgggaccctcCACTTTAACCCCTGCCATTAAATTTGCAAAGAGCCCCACCTGTCCCCTAGTCATTTCCTCCCTAGCACCTGTGGCCGTGAAGGAGCGGGCCTACAGCCACCTGCTTGCCTGGAGACCCAGCCCTTTTTTTGTTCCCCTTGTTGCTTGCTGTTCCTTCCCCTGCACTTGCTCCGGGCCTGCTCACCTCCAGTCTCACGTGGTGcctctgcagggacccaagcctgtCCCATGTCCACGCTGCCCCCCGAGTCTTCCTCACCCCGCCTCTGCTCATTGTTGCAACCACAGCCTGAAGCAGGAGGGCAGGTCGCATTTCCTTTTACTCTGCACTCCAACGCTTGCACTGCTTGTCATCCGCACTGTCCCTCCCTAACCAGGGCCCCTTCAGGGATGGGGATGCAATCAAATGTGTGACTAACATCAGAGGTTAAGAGGCAAAGAGGTAGGCCGAGGTCATGTTCAGCTTTTGGGCCTAGGCAGGCACTAAGGCACCAGAGGTATGAGCTCCTGCATCTGTTTCTATTGCCTCCCCGGGGTACTAGAAAGCAACAGGGGGCTGAAAACCAAAGATGGATTTCGGACCTTTACCAGGACATCAGACATTGTGGAAGAGGGCCCCACCCTGCTCCAGGATGGCCTCATCCTAACGTGCACCTACAAACACCCTGTTGCCATGAAAGGTTGCTGTCTGAAATTCCAGGTGGACTTGAATTTGGGGGACCCTTCACTATACCGCACCTAGTGGGGGCCACAACATTTTCGCCAGCCTCCATCCTGGGCTGAGTGAGGACACGTGGCAAGAACTGACCCTATGGCCCAATTTCTCACGTTGTCTGAGGCTGCCAGGGAACAAAATGATCCGATGGTGGGGATAGAGTGGCCTGGAAAAGAGCCAGGCAAGGAATGCTATGCTCCCGACAGGCAGGCTATGTGCCGTGACCCTGCAGGTGACAGTGGTCACATCACTGTGTCACCAGGAGTTAAGCAAAAGAGCTCCTCCCCGTACCAATGGCTACGCTGCAGGCCACACGGCCCCACTTGGAAACGCGGTCATCTGTTTTCCTTATGCAATGTGGGAATGAGCTAAGGAAGAAACTCAAGTGGCAGACAGGCCTGTGCTTGTCCCATGAGCTGCCCGCCCCATACACATGCCCAAGCTACAACCTTGTGTGCCGTGTGTGTCAACAGGAGGGGGCACCTCCCAGTCGTGGGAGGCCATTACCACGGTCACCTAGTCTaaatcaggaaggaaggaggaagtcttGGGTCCTTGGGCGTTGTCAGCCTGGGCTGTCCTAGAGCAGTCTCCAGGGCTCTGTGCTCAGGATCACAGAGGCAGGGGCCTTAGTCCTCTGTTCTGTGAGTGCCCGTGGCCACCTGGGAAAAAGACATGACTCCAGCTGAGATCCATCTTCCCGAGCTGATGGGGCCACCAAGGGTGAGCCAATTTATGTACTAGTGATGAGGCTGCCGCCCCTTGTCCTCTGGGCTCCATGTCCTAGCCAGGCCTGCTGCCCTCCATAGGAAATCAGGTGCCCCTATAGGGCAGCTGGGCCAGAGACTGCCAGGACAAGACGTGGAACCGCAGTGAGTGCACATCAGTGCCAGGATTTCAACACCGCGTGCACACAGTCGCCTCCTCTGGGTCTTATGGATGTTACTGGGTGCTAGTGTGGTTAAAGAGACCCGATCCTTGTCCCCAAGGGGTCTCAATGCCACCTGGCTGCGTTGACAAGTCCCAGGATGACACACAAGGTCTATGAACTCCGGAGATGGTGGGCTCCCTGCCATCCCCCAGCTGGCCACCAGAGGGCACCTTGCTCGCATCAGCTCCCTGGAGAGAGCCATGTGAatcccagcctgccctggccagcGTGCTGGATCTTCAAAGTTTCAAGTAGAAGCCTGAGATGACATGGAACCCTTGGTGGAGAACGAATGCTCAGAGGCCCGTTGTGACCCTGCAGGGGATCTTGGTGCTGACAGCCCCTTGTAGAGCCCCTGAGGGAGCACCCCACTCTTGCTGCCCGCCCCTATGCCAGCCAGCTGTGTCCAGGGGCATGGCAGAGCAGAATCAGTGCAGAACCCGGGTGAGGACATGCAGCTGTCCCCGCAGCCCTCAGGTGCCTCCACTGAGGTGCAAGTGTGAGGGGCCAGGTTAGGGTAGTCAGGGAGTTGAGACTGGTGTCACCTCAGCTCTAGGGGCCCACACTGAGGATTCAGCAGAGCCTAGGTGGCCTCTGACACGCCTGTCACCTCAGTCCTGGACGCCGTATGAGTGCAAGTCAGGGATGTCAGCTTTTCCTCAATCTCTGTGCGCCTgcccagggacagggcagggggacCCAGGTGGGGACAATCACCTCAGCACTGGGTGAACAGGAGCAGCATTAGGTTCAAGTGTCAACATCCAAGGGTCACCTAAGTGCTGGCTGCCTAGACAGGGCAGGGCTTGATGGCTTGGGGTAGAGCGTCACCGTTCACCTCGACTCAGCATCTGGCCTTTGGTGCAAGCATGAAGACCAGGCGAGGACATTCAATGTGACCTCGTGTTCGGGGCCCTGTGCAGATAAGCACCAAGGCAACATTCCAGGAGCACTTTACGGATGGGTGCTACACAGAGGCTGAGACAATACCCAGCAGACGGCAGCCGAACGCTACACAAACCAGAGACACGCAAGTCCAGGTGATAGCGTCTGACTGAAAGCCCAGACTTTGGTGCCTGCTTGGCTGAGACGTGAAAGGCCAGGCAGAATCACCTGTCACCTCAGCTCTGTGGGCTTAGGCCTCGAGTTACCCCCACTGTCACCTGAGGCAAGCAGTCCGGGGAAGTCACTGAAGCCACCAACTGTTACCTCATGCGGGGTGCCTGCACTGGGGCAGGAACGTGGGGACCCAGGTGAGAGCAGTTGGCTGAAAGCACAAATCCTGCTGCCCAGTCTGGGCAGGGTAATGAGGGGCCACTGACATCATCCAACTGTGGCTGCATCTCTGGGTCAGGAAGCAGGCGGAGCATGAACGGCCGGCTGGGGAGTCACGGCACAGGTGGCCACAGGTGGTGGCACTCGATTGTCACCCGAGATCCCAGGACAGGACAGTTGGCTGTCACCTCACCTCTGGCTGCCTGCTGTGGGACACAGATGACCGCCATCATCTGGGCCTGCACTGGGCAAGAGGAGTAGAAATGAGGTGAGGGGATTCCACTGTCACCGCCTGTGGGGTGCCTGCGCTGGGACAGACATGACACGACACAGGTGCTGTCTGTGAACTGACAGCCcacacctttttttaaagatttatttattgatttatttgaaaggcagagttacagagagggaaagacggagggagggagagagagcaagatcttccatccgctggttcactccccaaatgaccacacagcTGGGggtggaccagcctgaagccaaaacattctgccaggtctcccatgtggatgcaggggctgaagcacttaggccatctcccactgctctcccaggcacatttgaaTGGAGCTGGACcacaaatggagcagccgggactcaaactgggggccatatgggatgctggtgccacaggtggcagttttacctgctgtgccacagcaccggccccagggccCCCCCATCTTGGCCTGTACTGGCAACAGACAAGGAAGCCCAAGTTAGTAGTCACCTGACCCCTCGGCACTATATACGCAGAGCTGTGGGAACCAGGTGAGGGAAATCATTGTTAACTCCGATCTGGGGAGCAAAACATACCCAAGCAGTGAAGCCCAGGAAAAAAACAATCACCTGTCGCTTCACTTACTGTCCGTGACAGAGGCATCAGGGCCCTATGCGTGTAGTCATCTCTCTGTTCTATTGGTTTACACCCCTACAAAAGTATGCGCTAGAGCCAAGGCAAGTATCATCCACTGCTGCCTGCATGGGAAATTGTCAGACCCTCAAGAGAGAAAACAGGCTGAGGGAAGGGACGAATGCAGAGACTGCTAATAGATCCAGAGGCAATGGGAATGTTCTAGAACTAGAGAGTGGTGACAGCTGCACAACTTGCTGGATGTACCAAAAGCCACACAACTGTACAGTGTAAAACAGTGCCTGTTATAGCATGTGGGTGTATCACATGCCGGTTTTTGAAAAGAATGAgaattggggtgggcattgtgtcaccagcatgccatatcagagcatcaggttcgagtcctggctgctccacttgtgatccagtccccctgctagtgcatctgggaagcagcagaagatgctgcaagtacttggatccctaccacacatgtgggagatccagatggagtccctggctcctagctttgacctggaccagcactagtttcctggctgttgtggccactcagAAAGTGAACCATCAGTTAGAAGATTACAAGatctctcctatctctctctctctctctctctctctctctctctctctctctgcttttcaaataaatgaatgaatcttttctaaaaaacatAAGAAGGGAATTTGAGTAAAGGGTGGTTGTTTGTGCTAGCTCTGACCATCAATCTAGAGGTCCTGAGGCACACCATCCTCATAAAATGAaggttttccaaataaatatgtagatttatttagttagttattcaaaagtcacagttacacaaagagagaaggagaggcagagagagagagagagagagagagagagagagagaggtcttccatctgctggttcactctccaggtggctgcaaatggcctgagctgcgccaatctgaagctaagagccaggagcttcttcctggtctcccacgtgggtgcaggggaccaagaacctgggccatcttctactgctttcccaggccacagcagagagctggatcggaagtggagcagccaggactcaaaccagcacccatatgggattcaggcactgcaggcggcggcttctaCCAGctacggcacagcaccggcccaaatatgtaggatttttttttgacaggcagaatggacagtgagagagagacagagagaaaggtcttcctttgccgttggctcaccctccaatggctgctgcggccggcacgctgcggccggcgcaccgcgctgatccgaaggcaggagccaggtgcctttcctggtctcccatggggtgcagggcccaagcacttgggccatcctccactgcactccctggccacagcagagagctggcctggaagaggggcaaccgggacagaatccggtgccccgactgggactagaacctggtgtgccggcgccacaaggcggaggattagcctagtgagccgcggcgccggccccaatatgtaggatttttaaaaatgtgtttgacCTGTTTTTTCATCTCGGAGTTACCATGCTATCTAGACTGGGGAAGACCCAGAAACTCCATAGGCACTTGCGCCAGGGCCATGACAGTGTCGGCGAGCCCTGGAAGCAGCCAGGAGATCAGCAGCAGATTCATGGGGCAAGTGTATACTAGAACAATCTCCTCACACAATCAGGTACACACATTATCACTCCTAGACATCGCATTGAAAAGTCCTCGCTTTTAAGTCATTCCATTCTCCTTTTGGTTATAAAGGGCTAGCCTCCTCCTGAGGCTTCGCCTACAGATGCCTATACTGACTCCTCTTCCTTGGGCACTGCAATGATGGTGCCTGTGACATTTTGGTTCTCAAATCACACACTGCGAGCAGAGGGCAAGAGATCTCCTGCTTTGGGAAGAGCCTTTTTTTGGGAAATAGCATGATAGCATGCTTCCAACTGGGGCCAGTGGGAACTAAAAGAGGCCCCAGTCCCATCAGTTGCTGAGTGtcagcacacagagagagacccaCAAGCTGCCAAGAGATGGGAGAGAATTAGCCAGCTTGGCCCGTGGAAAGGAAGGGGCTTCGCGATGGACTGGCTGACATATCCCGGCAGGGCAGAACTGCTAAGAGGACAGAAGCTTTaggtcctctgcctctcctctctctgtgtaaccctgactttcaaataaataaataaatcttttaaaaaaaaccatttagctcatttgcagaatgaataaaAGCATGCCATTTCTACTTCCCAGTATAGCGCCTTCCATACGTGTGTTTTGGTCCTATCAGCAGTAGAAGCTGCATAAAACTAACTGAACTGCATTTCTCCCACTTCATGAAGAGGAAACCAAGAGTCAACTGAACTCTGGCTTTGTGAAAGGATAGTAAGCATTTACGAGgtcaggggccaacattgtggcacagcaggttaagctattgtcggtggtgctggcatcccatatgggcgctggtttgagtcccagctgctccacttctgatccagttccttgctaatgccctgggaaagcagtaaagatggcccaagtccttgggcctctgcacccacatgggaaacctataAGAAGTTCCTGGACGCTGAAGAAGTTCATGGAtgctggctttcacctggcccagtccccaggtattacagccatttggagagtgaactctctctctctctctctctctctctctctctctctctctccttccctctctctttgtaactctgactttcaaatcaatagatctttttgaaaaaacaacaacaacaacaacaacaatttaCCAGGTCATATTTTCAGAGAAAAGTGGAATCTGCTGATACATTTCACCTGTCCTTGACAGCCTTAGGAAGCAAAGGTGCTAGAAATCACATCCTGAAGCCCCAAGTGGCTAACTGACAGGTAGAGAGTGAACCTGGAATTGCCACTGAACCAGAGTTCACATTGCCCAGATACGGGGCTAGTgaaatggcacagcaggttaaaccacagcttgCACAATGCTGTCCCATATGCGAgtgccagttctactcccagccactctgtttccaattctcctaaatgtgcctgagaaagcagcagatgatggctcaagtgcttgggcccctgcacccacatgagagacctggatggagttccttttgccatggcccagccccagctgttgtggccatttgaggaatacgccagtgggtggaaaattctctctctctctctctctctttctctgcctttcaaataaatagatttaaattttaaaagtgataACAGCCAAATTCAatgaactaaatttaaaaaaaaaagaaaaaagaaggggccagcgttatggtatattgggttaagctgcagcctgcagtgccagcatcctatgtgggccccaattcaagtccctgctgccccactccctatccaactccctggtaatgcacctggaaaagcagcagatgatgttccaagtgcttgggcccctgcatccatgtgggagacccagataaaacttgtggttcctggcttcagcctggcccaggcccagccccagccatggtggccatttgaggagagaaccagaggatgaaatatttctctctctctctctctctctctctatatatatatatatatatatatatatatatatataaactctgcctttcaaataaaaataaatcttaaaaaaaaccacaaacttccaaattaaaatgtagatgaggggctggcaccatggtgtagcaaataaagccaccacctgcaatgctggcatcctatatgggtgccagttcgagtcctggctgctcttcttccgatccagctctctgctatggtctgggaaagcagtggaagatggcccaggttgttggacccttgtacccatgtgaagAAGCTCCcactgccttcagatcagcccagctctagctgttgtggccatctggggagtgaaccaacagatggaagacctctctctctctctctctctctctctgcctctgccagtctttaaaataaaaataaatttaaagaaaaagtagatgaggggccagcactgtggtgtgccaggttaagctgctgcctacagtgccagcatcccatatgggcaccagttcaagtcccggctgctccacttccaatccagctctctgctgtggcctgggaaagcagtgaagatggcccaagtccttgggcccctgcacccgcatgggagaccctgaggaagctccttgctgctggcttcagatcagccccactctggccattgtggacatttggggagtgaaccagcaaatggaagacctctctctctccctctctctctctctttctgcctctctgaagctctacctttctttaaaaaagaaaaaagtagatgAACTGGTTTAATGCAAATCTGAAGCAATCTGCTGCTAATCAATCAgctctttttctattgttctgtctcCTGGTTCCAACTTTGTTCCTGCTTTCTTGGATCCTTATCTGTCTATAATACCAATAACACCAATCTCTTCTACTAGGCTCATTGGGACACTTAATTTCTAGCTTACGAAATGAAGTGTTACCCAATTCTAGCACCGAAAATAAGGCAATTAAGACTGCTAGGGAGTAGTCATTTGGCCCGGCAAGTCAGATGCTGGAATCACCTAtcaagacccagctccactcttgattccagtttcctgctgatgtagaccctgggaagcagttcaagtacttgggtccctgccacccatgtgggagacgcagactgagtttccagctgttggctttgaccattgtgggcatttggggagtaaccagtgatGGGAacactgtgtgtttgtgtgtgtgtgtgtgcacgcgcgtgcagctcagaaataaacaatttcttAAAAGATTGTTAGACTAGGGATGCGAgtgaggaaagggagaggggacaggCCAATTAAAGGAGTGACTTCTGCTATTCTACAGTTGGTAGTAAAGAGGCTCATGAATGGTCCCAACACCAAGTAATGATACATGTAttgtaaagattttctttatttatttgagaggtagagttacagacagagagagggagagacaaagaaaggtcttccatccgctggttcactccccaaatggccacaatggctggagctgggccaatccaaagccaggagccaggagcttcttcctggtctcccacgtgggtgcaggagcccaaggacttgggccatcttctactgctttcacaggccacagcaaagagctggattggaagaggaacagtcaaGACTAgatctggcatccatatgggatgccagtccctcaggcagaggcttcacctactacacaacagcaccagcccccagttaaacattttaaaaagatcactAAAGTGAGGCCTGGGCATGGGACAATGACACTGAGGGCAGAGTTAGGCAGTCACACACATTACATGCATACATGCTATCTAATGGTGTGTGTGTCACCACGTAAATCTGCACTCAGTGTCATTGTCTCCTTGCCAGACCT
Coding sequences within it:
- the G6PD gene encoding glucose-6-phosphate 1-dehydrogenase isoform X2, whose protein sequence is MAEQVALSRTQVCGILREELYQGNAFHQADTHIFIIMGASGDLAKKKIYPTIWWLFRDGLLPEDTFVVGYARSRLTVADIRRQSEPFFRVNPEEKPKLEEFFARNSYVAGQYDDPASYQRLNSHINALHQGPQANRLFYLALPPTVYEAVTKNIHETCMSQTGWNRVIVEKPFGRDLQSSDQLSNHISSLFREDQIYRIDHYLGKEMVQNLMVLRFANRIFGPIWNRDNIACVILTFKEPFGTEGRGGYFDEFGIIRDVMQNHLLQMLCLVAMEKPASTDSDDVRDEKVKVLKCISEVQADNVVLGQYVGNPNGEGEAAKGYLDDPTVPRGSTTATFAAVVLYVENERWEGVPFILRCGKALNERKAEVRLQFRDVAGDIFHQQCKRNELVIRVQPNEAVYTKMMTKKPGMFFNPEESELDLTYGNRYKNVKLPDAYERLILDVFCGSQMHFVRSDELREAWRIFTPLLHRIEREKPQPIPYVYGSRGPTEADELMKRVGFQYEGTYKWVNPHKL
- the G6PD gene encoding glucose-6-phosphate 1-dehydrogenase isoform X1, encoding MSKREPKGSVATLPTEVEPTARARGSPRASGKSDPLGEASLAMRTRENCGELHPCPQGIADAQQQQRPHGVHELATGAGNNIMAEQVALSRTQVCGILREELYQGNAFHQADTHIFIIMGASGDLAKKKIYPTIWWLFRDGLLPEDTFVVGYARSRLTVADIRRQSEPFFRVNPEEKPKLEEFFARNSYVAGQYDDPASYQRLNSHINALHQGPQANRLFYLALPPTVYEAVTKNIHETCMSQTGWNRVIVEKPFGRDLQSSDQLSNHISSLFREDQIYRIDHYLGKEMVQNLMVLRFANRIFGPIWNRDNIACVILTFKEPFGTEGRGGYFDEFGIIRDVMQNHLLQMLCLVAMEKPASTDSDDVRDEKVKVLKCISEVQADNVVLGQYVGNPNGEGEAAKGYLDDPTVPRGSTTATFAAVVLYVENERWEGVPFILRCGKALNERKAEVRLQFRDVAGDIFHQQCKRNELVIRVQPNEAVYTKMMTKKPGMFFNPEESELDLTYGNRYKNVKLPDAYERLILDVFCGSQMHFVRSDELREAWRIFTPLLHRIEREKPQPIPYVYGSRGPTEADELMKRVGFQYEGTYKWVNPHKL